One Arachis hypogaea cultivar Tifrunner chromosome 18, arahy.Tifrunner.gnm2.J5K5, whole genome shotgun sequence genomic window, CATTTCCATTACCATAGAAACCATTAGCACTTCACAATCCCTCACTGATGCTGACATCATGCTTTCACCTAGCAGAACCTTTGCATTGGGATTCTTCAGTAGTccagaaaattccaaaaatcgTTACCTTGGAATATGGTACAATAGAGTATCAACAACCACCGTTGTATGGGTTGCCAATAGAAACAAACCACTCTACCACTCATCCGGAGAGTTGAAGATCGCCAAAGACGGGATTCTAGAGCTTTACAACAGTAGCACCATTGCTTGGTCTTCCAACTCATCAAGATTTTCACAGAAACCCGTTATTGCGGTTCTTTTGGATTCTGGTAACTTCGTTGTGAAGGAAGCAGTCAGAAACAATGACGATTCAACAAGTTTTCTTTGGCAGAGTTTTGATTACCCTGGTGACACTTTGCTACCAGGGATGAAGCTTGGAATCGATTTAACAACCGGCATGAATAGGTACCTAACTTCGTGGACAAGCCGCGATGATCCATCTTCAGGCAACTACACATTTCAGCTTGATATCACTGGGTATCCGCGATTATGTATAAGAAATGGCGAATCCAAGGAGCATTGTGGTGGATCTTGGAATGGTGTTCGGTTTAGTGGAATTCCTCTGCTAAAACAGAATTCCATATTCAACTATTACTTTGTCTCTAACCAAGAAGAGATATATTATACATTTGAGCTTGTTAATAGCTCAGTCTATTCAAGGTTTTCGCTAACCGTGGATGGAATCATGACGCGTTATGTCTGGAATGCTAAGAATCAAAGCTGGAGCATCTATCTAGCAGTACCAAAGGACTTGTGTGATTATTATGGCAAATGCGGCGTGTATGGTAGTTGTAACATAGACAACTCCCCAGTATGTGGATGCTTGAAAGGATTTGAACCTAGGGTCCCAGAAGAATGGAATCAAGCTGATTGGTCTAATGGCTGCAACAGAACTAATTCGTTAAGCTGTCGCGGAGATGGATTCGCGAAATTTTCTAGTCTCAAGTTACCGGACACAGAGAGGACATCATGGTTAAACAAAACTCTGAGCCTTGTGGAATGTGCTGAAATCTGCATCAGAAACTGCTCTTGCACTGCTTATGCTGCATTAGATATCAGGAAAGAGGCAAGTGGATGTTTACTGTGGTATGGTGACTTAATAGATATTAGAGTACTGAATGATCCACAACAAGATATTTATGTCAGAATGTCAAAGAAAGATCTAGGTAGGTTTTGAAGTTCATCATTTCATCTTTATCTCCCAATTTTGGAAGTaccttctttctgtttctcttttgttattgttTTCAGGATATCATATCTTCTGTTTGTTTGTGGTTTTCtagatgaagatgaaaatttGAAACACAAATCCGACATCCGAAAGCTGCAGATTATTGTTTCTAGCTCAGTCATATCTGTAGGGATTTTGATCCTCTGTCTATCCTTCACCCTGTATAGATGCAAGAAGTACAAAAAAAACTATAGTAAGTCACTTTAATGGGCATGAGAAAATTTAATTAGcagatttcttttatttttgttatgcTTTGCTATTTGATCTTTACATGTTGCTTTTGCTTACTAAATTAAGGAAGCATGAGAGGCAAACCAGAAACAGATGCACATGCAATACAAGAGCATCAAAAGGAGGAAGAACTAGATCTACCCTTGTTTGATTTAGCTACAGTTATTTCTGCAACCGATAACTTCTCTATCAATAACATCTTGGGAAAAGGTGGTTTTGGAACTGTTTATCAGGTAATATTGTATATCAGCCAAGTTTTCAGCTTCAGTACATGATTTATGAATGCACGAACCCGGAATGTCAAAATCTTTGTAATATTTTTCCTATGTTGTGCTACTCATGCTTAAAAATAACTGGCTATTCGTTAATACTATGATGCTCAAGTGATTTAGTCTGGGTATTAATGAAAGGCTaggaaatttaatttattgagatGACCAACAAGTACATCATTTGAAAAGAAACACTTTTTTGTTTCTCTAgtaaataatttttgtaaaacaAAAAGTTTCAAACTAGAAAATTTTGCATTTGATATTGAATTAAGATCATCATATATAGGTTGCCATTATGTTAACAGTATTTAACTTAAGAAGCCCAACTGAATCTAGGATCCAATTCACCATTATGTTAACAAACATTTAGCTCAAGTATGTTTCTTCCAAAGATTGATGTTCCCATCAAATATATATTATTGCAATATTCAGGGTATGCTGGAAGATGGAAGAGAAATAGCTGTTAAGAGACTCTCAGAAAATACTAGACAAGGTCTTCAAGAGTTCAAAAGTGAAGTAATGCATATAGTCAAACTTCAGCATAGGAATTTGGTGAAGCTTCTAGGATGTTGCATTGAAGCAGATGAAAGGATGTTGGTGTATGAGTTTATGCCAAATAAAAGCTTGGACTACTTCATATTTGGTTTGTTTCCACTTGATACTTAGTTTTGGTTTCATTTACTGTTGAATATTTTCTAAAGTTTGGGTAATAGATCTTATAGATTTCTACCAGATGTAGTTAGAGTAACTAGTTTAATGTTTAGCAATCATAAAATGAAGggaaataaaatttcttcaaaactAATTTCCCTAATGTTGGTTAAGTTGTTTTCCCTAAAATGAACTGTCTAGTGTCTAAACTATGAGCTACAAAAACTACTTCAATATCAAAATTTGGCTAATCAATTGTCAACTTTTAtcatttttatatgatttgaaatCTCCCAAAATAATCAGTCTATAACATCAGTATCATATCCCCTTCTCACATAGATTAAGTGACATGTGctctattcctttttttttttccagataATGAGAGGAGCATATTATTAGATTGGCCTCAACGCTTTCTTATCATTATTGGCATTGCACGAGGTCTTCTTTATCTCCATCAAGATTCAAGACATAGAATAATTCATAGAGATCTTAAAGCTGGAAATATTTTGTTAGATAATGAAATGAATGCTAAGATTTCTGACTTTGGATTAGCCCGAAGCTTTGCAGGAAATGAAAATGAAGCAAGTACAGTAACTATTGTTGGAACTTAGTAAGTAGTTGATTACTTTGTAAGTAGTTAAAAATcagctttctaacaaaaaaaaaaatttcatatatttgtataaattttaaaaaatagccaaaatttcaaaaatattggttcacaaacttttttgaaaaagcTAAACAAATTAGCTACCGATTAAGATTAGTTTTTGACTTCTTTTTAACTATATACAAAatcaaattgtttttttttttttttttgaaaatagaaaccaACACAACCAATAATTTTACCTTGTTTTGAAGATGTATGTTCATGTTTTGTGGTTTTGTGCAGTGGATATTTATCACCAGAGTATCTTATTGATGGAATATTCTCAACAAAATCTGATGTCTACAGTTTTGGTGTGCTACTATTAGAGATTGTTAGTGGAAAGAGAAATAGAGGATTCAGCAATAAAAATCATCGCTTTAATCTTTTAGGGCATGTAagctttacttttattttttcttgttatcTATCGACTATGAATGCTTAACTTATTATTTGGTTTTAGCCTATAAGAACATCCTTTTCAGGTAAATATAGTTCAACCATTTCCAGCATTTACTTTTTATCCTTATAACAATTCAATTTTGATATATgttcataaattttcaaaaacttttagtCTTATTAATCCTTGAAAAATTATGATAATTTGGTTTTGTTATtctgaaaataatatattttggaaGACCTAAACCGAATTATCATCTATAATTTTGCAGGAATTGATAGGGACTTTTGCAAAATACTTTGATAAAAAAATGTTTGTAtagatcaaaattaaaatttatgatatttattaatcCTATTATTATTAGAGTTTAACTTTAATATATTTATCATTTAATTGATTGAATCTATTCAGGTGTGGACATTTTTCATGGAAGGTAACTGCATAGAAATAGTTGACACATCCATCAGAAATGCAGCCAATTTATCCGAAGTCATGAGAGCAATTCATGTGGGCCTATTATGTGTGCAACAAAGTCCAGAAGACAGGCCGAGCATGTCGTATGTGCTTATGATGCTGAGTAGTGAATGGATATTGCCTCAACCAAAAATGCCTGGCTT contains:
- the LOC140181597 gene encoding G-type lectin S-receptor-like serine/threonine-protein kinase At4g27290; its protein translation is MERFITLLLLCFSLLHDTAISITIETISTSQSLTDADIMLSPSRTFALGFFSSPENSKNRYLGIWYNRVSTTTVVWVANRNKPLYHSSGELKIAKDGILELYNSSTIAWSSNSSRFSQKPVIAVLLDSGNFVVKEAVRNNDDSTSFLWQSFDYPGDTLLPGMKLGIDLTTGMNRYLTSWTSRDDPSSGNYTFQLDITGYPRLCIRNGESKEHCGGSWNGVRFSGIPLLKQNSIFNYYFVSNQEEIYYTFELVNSSVYSRFSLTVDGIMTRYVWNAKNQSWSIYLAVPKDLCDYYGKCGVYGSCNIDNSPVCGCLKGFEPRVPEEWNQADWSNGCNRTNSLSCRGDGFAKFSSLKLPDTERTSWLNKTLSLVECAEICIRNCSCTAYAALDIRKEASGCLLWYGDLIDIRVLNDPQQDIYVRMSKKDLDEDENLKHKSDIRKLQIIVSSSVISVGILILCLSFTLYRCKKYKKNYRSMRGKPETDAHAIQEHQKEEELDLPLFDLATVISATDNFSINNILGKGGFGTVYQGMLEDGREIAVKRLSENTRQGLQEFKSEVMHIVKLQHRNLVKLLGCCIEADERMLVYEFMPNKSLDYFIFDNERSILLDWPQRFLIIIGIARGLLYLHQDSRHRIIHRDLKAGNILLDNEMNAKISDFGLARSFAGNENEASTVTIVGTYGYLSPEYLIDGIFSTKSDVYSFGVLLLEIVSGKRNRGFSNKNHRFNLLGHVWTFFMEGNCIEIVDTSIRNAANLSEVMRAIHVGLLCVQQSPEDRPSMSYVLMMLSSEWILPQPKMPGFFTERDLVGSSTTSSINGLTITQMVPR